Proteins encoded by one window of Methanothermobacter sp. K4:
- a CDS encoding helicase C-terminal domain-containing protein yields the protein MENPLFCPDCGMMRDNCTCRGSGRLSFFRKLIKSDEKSDSINEDLQKRYPHIPVEIIENFPFPQPRPGQLDIINDIYQALEDGYRYVILEAGTGTGKSAIACTLAGIYQPAYILTMTKQLQDQYATEFGFPVVKGRGNFLCRNDDLESTCDMGTCQTTPSSENFHCPYGVVRGETLLGEEAFQDSYGNRVFFRTDEHCHYWEQKAEAINSPITLMNYDYAFLELNYVGHFDRRNLMILDEAHNIEDKLMKRLEVTISNRRLRKDIKRTIPSSMMQEDDPAEWILQVEAIADHYGDLELESLPRKRRDRIKRTIKRLSELKMSLEDEPKNWVIDSDGESVSFKPLRVHHYAHDRLFSYSESCLFMSATILNERLFCQWLGIKPDEAYIVRVDSPFPASRRPIELKIAGKMSRNRIKQTAPETIPILNRILERHRNDKGLIHTHNYRCQRFIMENIPNRRLIDHRASNREAVLRYFEDSTEPLVLVSPSMSEGVDLPYDKCRFQVIYKIPFPYLGDKQVNRRQRMDQRWYAYKTIMTLMQAYGRGMRAHDDSCYTYILDGNIEMLFRSPLYRSLLPEFFKEAIVNE from the coding sequence ATGGAAAACCCACTTTTCTGTCCCGACTGTGGAATGATGAGGGATAACTGCACATGCAGGGGCAGTGGGCGCCTTTCGTTCTTCAGGAAACTCATAAAATCCGATGAGAAGTCAGATTCCATCAACGAGGACCTCCAGAAGAGGTATCCCCACATACCCGTCGAAATCATAGAGAACTTCCCCTTTCCACAGCCAAGACCAGGGCAGCTTGATATCATAAACGACATCTACCAGGCACTTGAGGATGGCTACCGCTACGTTATACTCGAGGCAGGTACAGGCACTGGAAAATCGGCAATAGCATGCACCCTTGCAGGCATCTACCAGCCTGCATACATCCTCACAATGACAAAACAGCTCCAGGACCAGTATGCCACTGAATTCGGGTTCCCGGTTGTGAAGGGGAGGGGCAACTTCCTCTGCCGCAACGACGACCTGGAGTCCACCTGTGACATGGGAACCTGCCAGACAACCCCCTCATCAGAGAACTTCCACTGCCCCTACGGTGTTGTGAGGGGGGAAACACTCCTCGGAGAGGAGGCATTCCAGGACTCATATGGCAACAGGGTATTCTTCAGGACAGATGAGCACTGCCACTACTGGGAACAGAAGGCAGAGGCCATAAACAGCCCCATAACCCTCATGAACTATGACTACGCATTCCTTGAACTGAACTACGTGGGCCACTTTGACAGGAGGAACCTCATGATACTTGACGAGGCCCACAACATCGAGGATAAACTCATGAAGCGACTGGAGGTCACAATATCCAACAGGCGCCTCAGAAAGGACATTAAGAGGACAATACCCTCCAGCATGATGCAGGAGGATGACCCCGCTGAGTGGATCCTCCAGGTTGAGGCCATAGCCGACCACTACGGTGACCTTGAACTGGAATCACTGCCCAGGAAGAGGAGGGACAGGATAAAGAGGACCATCAAGAGGCTCTCGGAACTTAAAATGAGCCTTGAGGATGAACCAAAAAACTGGGTTATTGATTCCGACGGTGAGTCGGTTTCATTCAAACCCCTCAGGGTCCATCACTATGCACATGACCGCCTCTTCTCCTACTCTGAATCATGCCTCTTCATGAGCGCCACAATACTGAATGAGAGGCTCTTCTGCCAGTGGCTGGGTATAAAGCCCGATGAGGCCTACATAGTAAGGGTCGACAGCCCATTCCCGGCATCAAGAAGGCCCATAGAACTGAAGATAGCCGGAAAAATGTCAAGGAACCGGATAAAGCAGACGGCCCCTGAGACCATCCCCATACTGAACAGAATCCTTGAGAGGCACAGAAACGATAAGGGACTCATACATACACACAACTACCGCTGCCAGAGGTTCATAATGGAGAACATACCAAACAGGAGACTCATCGACCACAGGGCATCCAACAGGGAGGCCGTTCTAAGATACTTTGAGGACTCCACTGAACCACTGGTCCTTGTGAGCCCATCAATGAGTGAGGGCGTTGACCTGCCCTATGATAAGTGCCGTTTCCAGGTGATCTACAAGATACCCTTCCCCTACCTTGGGGATAAGCAGGTGAACAGGAGGCAGAGGATGGACCAGAGGTGGTACGCCTACAAGACAATAATGACACTGATGCAGGCATATGGGCGTGGAATGAGAGCACATGACGACTCATGCTACACCTACATACTGGACGGTAACATAGAGATGCTCTTCAGAAGCCCCCTCTACAGGTCGCTCCTCCCTGAGTTCTTCAAGGAGGCCATAGTCAATGAATAA
- a CDS encoding FmdE family protein — MDYSDIVKFHGHSCAGTALGYMVGKIVAERFGKSEDEEIVAVVENDSCSIDSVQFMTGCTFGKGNLIFRDHGKHVYTFLNRKTGEGIRISLKKTIDELMDELGVADRAEMTDRILEMDPHELFDVTDVVEEIPEKARIYGSVRCAECGEPVSEHRARIKNGEIVCIPCFRA, encoded by the coding sequence ATGGATTATAGTGACATAGTCAAATTTCATGGGCATTCCTGTGCAGGAACAGCCCTTGGATACATGGTTGGAAAGATCGTGGCAGAGAGATTTGGAAAATCAGAGGATGAGGAGATAGTGGCGGTTGTTGAGAACGACAGCTGCAGCATAGACTCTGTCCAGTTCATGACAGGGTGCACATTCGGTAAGGGAAACCTGATATTCAGGGACCATGGAAAACATGTCTACACGTTCCTGAACAGAAAAACAGGTGAGGGAATAAGGATATCCCTTAAAAAGACCATTGATGAACTCATGGATGAACTGGGAGTTGCTGACAGGGCTGAGATGACAGACAGGATACTTGAAATGGACCCCCATGAACTCTTTGATGTCACCGATGTGGTGGAGGAGATTCCAGAGAAGGCGAGGATCTATGGATCGGTGAGATGCGCTGAATGCGGAGAACCGGTTTCAGAGCACAGGGCAAGAATAAAGAATGGTGAAATAGTCTGCATCCCATGTTTCAGGGCCTAA
- a CDS encoding V4R domain-containing protein: MRERQQFTIFATDRGIEVIESPVKSLILSELMKRELRFQDIVRITGKSKSTVSKHLSDLRMAGLIVERPDPADRRIKVFSINSRYLGKLRRKKLGELDEEKTEFLAEHLTSVGDPIDFFRLMFHVLRVELIKEGINIDPILHEVGLKIGEVIYPTLRAGNLEDLLENLRRFWRINRLGTLKVESTDPLVIRAYDCFECGLLPDIGESACALDSGILEAVFGRYFNSDVEIQETECYARGDERCSFLINP, encoded by the coding sequence ATGAGGGAAAGACAGCAGTTCACAATATTTGCAACAGATAGGGGAATAGAGGTAATCGAGAGTCCCGTCAAATCACTTATACTGTCAGAGCTCATGAAGAGGGAACTCAGATTTCAGGATATAGTCAGAATAACCGGGAAATCCAAGTCCACGGTATCAAAGCACCTCTCGGATCTCAGAATGGCAGGCCTCATAGTTGAAAGGCCGGACCCGGCAGATAGGAGGATAAAGGTCTTCTCAATAAACTCAAGGTACCTGGGTAAACTCAGAAGAAAAAAGCTTGGAGAACTGGATGAGGAAAAAACAGAGTTTCTTGCAGAGCATCTGACATCAGTGGGGGATCCAATTGACTTCTTCAGGCTGATGTTCCATGTGCTCCGGGTTGAACTCATAAAGGAAGGTATAAACATCGACCCCATTCTCCACGAGGTGGGATTGAAGATAGGGGAGGTCATATACCCCACTTTAAGGGCGGGAAACCTTGAGGATCTCCTTGAAAACCTCAGAAGATTCTGGAGGATAAACCGGCTGGGGACCCTGAAGGTGGAAAGCACTGATCCACTTGTAATCAGGGCCTACGACTGCTTTGAATGTGGTCTGCTCCCTGATATCGGGGAATCCGCCTGTGCCCTGGACTCAGGAATACTTGAGGCCGTCTTTGGCAGATACTTCAATTCTGATGTTGAAATACAGGAGACAGAATGCTATGCAAGGGGGGATGAGAGGTGCTCATTCCTGATAAATCCATGA
- a CDS encoding cysteine peptidase family C39 domain-containing protein gives MRKSCLWGLLILLTLTVSFNAAAAAETPQDNNNPTDPMELSTADNPEGNFTDPAEFTIDDNITADTTGVVMQTRNYTCGPAALATLLQNLRINTTEDELADLAETTEDGTTMQGLIKAAKAKGVNLIGVKLNITELRGNMIAYTVSCGEGHYTLIREVTSNTVKLADPTQGNIEIPLEEFQKI, from the coding sequence ATGAGAAAGTCGTGTCTTTGGGGTTTGCTGATCCTCCTCACACTCACGGTATCCTTTAACGCTGCTGCGGCCGCAGAAACCCCACAGGATAACAACAACCCCACCGATCCCATGGAACTATCCACAGCAGATAACCCTGAAGGGAACTTCACGGATCCAGCAGAGTTCACCATAGACGATAACATCACAGCCGACACCACAGGAGTGGTTATGCAGACCAGGAACTACACCTGCGGGCCGGCAGCACTCGCCACACTACTCCAGAACCTCAGAATAAACACAACCGAAGACGAACTCGCAGACCTCGCCGAAACCACAGAAGACGGAACAACAATGCAGGGACTCATCAAAGCAGCAAAGGCAAAAGGCGTGAACCTCATTGGAGTGAAACTCAACATCACTGAACTCCGCGGGAACATGATCGCCTATACAGTGAGCTGCGGCGAGGGACACTACACCCTCATCAGGGAAGTCACCAGCAACACCGTTAAACTCGCAGACCCCACACAGGGAAACATAGAAATACCACTGGAAGAATTCCAGAAAATCTAA
- a CDS encoding ferritin family protein, with protein sequence MNENRTGICRGTEIEKVVDANFRGECAEVGMYLAMARQAQREGLPEVAEALRTIALEEAEHAARFAELNGVIRDNLKENIEMMLEGEEAASREKGEAALRATECGVDEARDFFHESSRDEGRHARMLRGILERYFKG encoded by the coding sequence ATGAACGAAAACAGGACAGGCATATGCAGGGGTACTGAGATCGAGAAGGTGGTTGATGCCAACTTCAGAGGGGAATGCGCTGAGGTTGGCATGTACCTTGCAATGGCAAGGCAGGCCCAGAGGGAGGGCCTCCCTGAGGTGGCAGAGGCCCTCAGAACCATAGCCCTCGAGGAGGCTGAGCATGCCGCCAGGTTTGCAGAGCTCAATGGCGTAATCAGAGACAATCTCAAGGAGAACATCGAGATGATGCTTGAGGGTGAAGAGGCTGCCAGCAGGGAAAAGGGTGAGGCGGCCCTAAGGGCCACGGAGTGTGGTGTTGATGAGGCCCGTGACTTCTTCCATGAGAGCTCAAGGGATGAGGGAAGGCATGCCCGTATGCTCAGGGGCATTCTTGAGAGGTACTTCAAGGGATAG
- a CDS encoding FprA family A-type flavoprotein, protein MKAAAKRISDGVYWTGVLDWDLRNYHGYTLQGTTYNAYLVCGDDGVALIDNSYPGTFDELMARVEDALKQEKMDGIDYIVQNHVEKDHSGVLVELHRRFPDAPIYCTEVAVKGLLKHYPALNGAEFRTVKTGDVLELGGKTLTFLEAPLLHWPDSMFTLLAEDGILFSNDAFGQHLCHPQRLDREIPEYVLMDAARKFYANLITPLSKLVLKKFDEVKELGLLEKMHMIAPSHGQIWTDPMKIIEAYTGWATGMVDERVTVIYDTMHGSTRKMAHAIAEGAMSEGVDVRVYCLHEDERSEIVKDILESGAIALGAPTIYDEPYPSVGDLLMYLRGLKFNRTRTRKALVFGSMGGNGGATGTMKELLVEAGFDVTCEEEVYYVPTDDELDACFEAGRKLAAEIRR, encoded by the coding sequence ATGAAGGCCGCAGCAAAAAGAATATCCGATGGAGTATACTGGACTGGAGTCCTGGACTGGGATCTTAGAAACTACCATGGATACACCCTCCAGGGCACCACATACAACGCCTACCTTGTCTGTGGAGATGATGGGGTTGCACTCATAGACAACTCCTACCCCGGCACCTTTGATGAGCTCATGGCGAGGGTCGAGGACGCCCTGAAACAGGAGAAAATGGACGGAATTGACTACATAGTCCAGAACCACGTTGAAAAGGACCACAGCGGTGTCCTGGTGGAACTCCACAGAAGGTTCCCTGATGCCCCCATATACTGCACCGAAGTGGCTGTTAAGGGGCTCCTGAAACACTACCCTGCCCTCAATGGAGCGGAATTCAGGACCGTGAAAACAGGTGATGTACTTGAGCTTGGCGGGAAGACACTGACATTCCTGGAGGCCCCGCTGCTCCACTGGCCAGACAGCATGTTCACCCTCCTTGCTGAAGATGGTATACTCTTCTCAAACGACGCCTTTGGACAGCACCTCTGCCACCCCCAGCGCCTTGACAGGGAGATACCAGAATACGTCCTCATGGATGCTGCCAGGAAGTTCTATGCAAACCTTATAACCCCACTCTCAAAGCTGGTCCTCAAAAAATTCGATGAAGTTAAGGAGCTGGGGCTTCTAGAGAAGATGCATATGATTGCCCCATCCCACGGGCAGATCTGGACAGACCCCATGAAGATCATAGAGGCCTACACAGGCTGGGCCACCGGTATGGTGGATGAGCGGGTCACGGTGATCTACGACACCATGCACGGGTCAACCAGGAAAATGGCACATGCCATAGCAGAGGGAGCTATGAGCGAGGGGGTCGATGTAAGGGTCTACTGTCTCCATGAGGATGAACGGAGCGAGATCGTTAAGGACATACTTGAAAGTGGTGCCATAGCACTTGGAGCCCCCACCATATACGACGAGCCCTACCCAAGCGTTGGAGACCTCCTCATGTACCTGAGGGGCCTCAAATTCAACAGAACCCGCACCAGGAAGGCCCTTGTATTCGGGTCAATGGGTGGAAATGGTGGGGCCACAGGAACCATGAAGGAGCTTCTTGTGGAGGCAGGATTCGATGTTACTTGCGAGGAGGAAGTGTACTACGTTCCCACAGATGATGAACTCGACGCCTGCTTTGAGGCCGGAAGAAAACTTGCAGCTGAAATCCGGAGGTGA
- a CDS encoding rubredoxin: MYVCRICQYQVPDREFSELEDGWVCPQCGVGRDEFEHTSDSSSPEQPFMLMFRAITESLWKVLGNGSQGVTREMGFVLAEIIDPEDPVKSTAEYFLNHGFAASIECSEGEKHVMDVKNCRFYGFCRSLEDDGVTVSTCPYANTAAAALEISTGYRYRIRRLPGKYGHVIELSGISKK; this comes from the coding sequence ATGTACGTCTGCAGGATATGCCAGTACCAGGTCCCTGACAGGGAGTTCAGCGAACTTGAGGATGGCTGGGTCTGCCCCCAGTGCGGTGTGGGCAGAGACGAGTTTGAGCACACATCCGATTCATCATCCCCTGAGCAGCCATTCATGCTCATGTTCAGGGCCATCACAGAGAGCCTCTGGAAGGTCCTCGGCAATGGTTCCCAGGGAGTCACGAGAGAGATGGGCTTCGTACTGGCAGAGATCATTGACCCTGAGGATCCTGTAAAATCAACAGCGGAATACTTCCTCAACCATGGATTCGCGGCATCCATCGAGTGCTCTGAAGGAGAGAAGCATGTTATGGATGTGAAAAACTGCAGGTTCTATGGTTTCTGCCGCTCCCTTGAGGATGATGGAGTTACAGTATCCACCTGCCCCTATGCAAACACCGCTGCAGCGGCCCTTGAGATCTCCACAGGATACAGGTACAGGATAAGGAGGCTGCCAGGGAAATACGGTCACGTTATCGAACTTTCAGGGATATCAAAAAAATAG
- the cobI gene encoding precorrin-2 C(20)-methyltransferase: MNGKLIGVGVGPGDSELLTIRALKVLRSVPVICAPRSSSERDSIALSIVKDVLSERDDDYRIIDPVFPMTDDREELERHWDEAARLVSGKLASGMDVAFITLGDPSIYSTFSYLQRRIEDMGFETEMVPGVTSFTACAASAGTAIVEGDEILVVVPRVDERFRSIIENVDACVIMKTSRHGRRAREVVESDPRERDVVSVENCSMDDEVVERGFPSQGRYLATTIVRFRGNK, from the coding sequence ATGAATGGAAAACTCATAGGTGTGGGTGTTGGGCCCGGTGACAGTGAACTTTTAACCATAAGGGCCCTGAAGGTTTTAAGATCGGTTCCAGTTATATGCGCTCCCCGTTCGTCATCTGAAAGGGACAGCATAGCCCTTTCAATTGTGAAGGATGTTTTAAGTGAACGTGATGATGATTACAGGATAATTGATCCTGTATTTCCCATGACTGATGATAGGGAGGAGCTTGAAAGGCACTGGGATGAGGCTGCCCGCCTGGTTTCAGGGAAACTTGCCTCAGGAATGGACGTTGCATTTATAACTCTGGGTGACCCCTCCATTTACAGCACCTTCAGTTACCTTCAGAGGCGGATTGAGGATATGGGCTTTGAGACAGAGATGGTGCCGGGTGTGACATCATTCACAGCATGTGCAGCAAGTGCAGGTACGGCTATTGTGGAGGGTGATGAGATCCTTGTTGTGGTGCCAAGGGTTGATGAACGCTTCAGAAGCATAATTGAAAACGTTGATGCCTGCGTTATAATGAAGACCTCCCGTCATGGGAGGCGCGCCAGGGAGGTTGTGGAGTCCGACCCCCGGGAGAGGGATGTTGTGTCTGTGGAGAACTGCAGTATGGATGATGAGGTGGTTGAGAGGGGCTTCCCGTCACAGGGGAGGTACCTTGCAACCACCATAGTGAGGTTCAGGGGCAACAAGTAG
- the hisF gene encoding imidazole glycerol phosphate synthase subunit HisF, with amino-acid sequence MLAKRIIPCLDCDLQVPHGRVVKGVEFKRIRYAGDPVELATRYYEDGADEIVFLDITASHERRETMTHVIEATTENVFVPICVGGGVRKPEDYVKMLKAGADKCSTNTAAIKNPELISEASKLVGSQACVVAIDAKRRYIENPRESDERFIIEVDDGYCWYECSIYGGREFTGIDAINWAMECQERGAGEILLTSMDRDGTKEGYDIPLTRTMSENLDIPVIASGGVGNPQHIYEAFTDGKADAALAASIFHFNEYPVPAVKEYLHSRGIPVRLQEKRG; translated from the coding sequence ATGCTTGCAAAGAGGATAATACCATGTCTTGACTGCGACCTCCAGGTTCCGCATGGCAGGGTCGTGAAGGGCGTTGAATTCAAGAGGATAAGATATGCGGGGGACCCTGTGGAACTTGCAACCCGCTACTACGAGGATGGTGCCGATGAGATAGTCTTCCTTGACATAACAGCCTCCCATGAGAGAAGGGAGACCATGACCCATGTGATAGAGGCAACCACCGAGAACGTCTTCGTGCCCATATGTGTGGGGGGAGGCGTAAGGAAACCAGAGGACTACGTTAAGATGCTGAAGGCCGGCGCAGATAAGTGCTCAACAAACACGGCGGCAATAAAAAACCCTGAACTCATCAGTGAGGCATCAAAACTCGTGGGGTCCCAGGCATGTGTCGTGGCAATAGATGCCAAGAGGAGATACATTGAAAACCCCCGGGAATCAGATGAGAGATTCATAATAGAAGTTGATGACGGCTACTGCTGGTACGAGTGCAGCATATACGGTGGAAGGGAGTTCACAGGGATAGACGCCATAAACTGGGCAATGGAGTGCCAGGAGAGGGGGGCAGGGGAGATACTCCTCACATCCATGGACCGGGACGGCACGAAGGAGGGCTATGACATTCCACTCACAAGGACCATGAGCGAGAACCTGGACATACCTGTCATAGCATCAGGGGGAGTGGGAAACCCCCAGCACATATACGAGGCCTTCACAGATGGAAAGGCAGACGCGGCCCTCGCTGCAAGCATATTCCACTTCAACGAGTATCCGGTCCCTGCTGTGAAGGAGTACCTTCATTCAAGGGGTATCCCGGTGAGACTACAGGAAAAACGGGGTTAA